Proteins encoded together in one Phalacrocorax aristotelis chromosome 7, bGulAri2.1, whole genome shotgun sequence window:
- the THAP4 gene encoding peroxynitrite isomerase THAP4 isoform X3 → MAGNGANTETPQLNPVMEPLSWMLGTWLSDPPGDGTFPTMKPFQYLEEVHISHVGQPMLNFSFNAFHPDTRKPMHRECGFIRLKPDTNKVAFISAQNTGLVEVEEGEVNGQELSIASHSIARISFAKKPHVEQITRRFRLNSDGKLEQTVSMATTTQPMTQHLHITYKKVMP, encoded by the exons AGACTCCCCAGCTGAATCCTGTGATGGAACCCCTGTCCTGGATGCTGGGCACCTGGCTTTCAGACCCACCAGGAGATGGCACCTTCCCTACAATGAAGCCTTTCCAGTACCTGGAAGAAGTGCACATCTCTCATGTGGGGCAGCCCATGCTCAACTTCTC GTTCAACGCCTTCCATCCGGACACTAGGAAGCCCATGCACCGAGAATGTGGATTCATCCGCCTCAAACCTGACACTAACAAGGTGGCCTTCATCAGTGCCCAGAACACAG GTCTggtggaggtggaggaaggggaggtGAATGGACAAGAGCTGTCTATAGCTTCTCACTCCATAGCCAGGATTTCCTTTGCCAAGAAGCCCCACGTAGAACAG ATTACCAGAAGATTCAGGCTCAATTCGGATGGGAAGCTTGAGCAAACTGTCTCCATGGCAACCACTACACAGCCTATGACTCAACATCTCCACATTACCTACAAAAAGGTGATGCCCTGA